One part of the Rutidosis leptorrhynchoides isolate AG116_Rl617_1_P2 chromosome 1, CSIRO_AGI_Rlap_v1, whole genome shotgun sequence genome encodes these proteins:
- the LOC139894327 gene encoding F-box/FBD/LRR-repeat protein At1g13570-like, translating to MEPAFRKHKASESASVDVISRIPEDVVTNILDRLPIQYAIRTSTLSRNWRFKWTLLSLVVFDVFLYEYLQGLGGVNWYDGDNISKIFNLLKGSITKFDLYIPNGKVLAVTEIDDSVMLLSRKGIKEFKLTNMHEQPLTLSSKLFSCVKLERLTLWNCSLYPTPTFSGFPYLLHLCLYNAEYNFVFPPSAFCASDFNHISMGQLQLRVIDFHSFRCSENEI from the exons ATGGAACCAGCTTTCAGGAAACACAAGGCATCCGAATCTGCATCTGTGGATGTAATTAGCAGAATTCCAGAGGATGTGGTAACTAATATTCTGGATCGTTTGCCAATACAATATGCGATCAGGACCTCTACCTTGTCAAGAAACTGGAGGTTTAAGTGGACTTTACTGAGCCTGGTCGTATTTGACGTGTTTTTATATGAGTATTTGCAAGGACTAGGAGGTGTAAATTGGTATGATGGGGATAATATAAGTAAAATTTTTAATCTTCTTAAAGGTTCCATAACAAAATTTGATCTCTATATACCAAATGGCAAGGTTTTGGCTGTTACGGAAATTGATGATTCGGTGATGTTATTGTCCAGAAAGGGAATCAAAGAGTTTAAACTCACAAATATGCATGAACAACCTCTTACATTGTCTTCCAAACTTTTCTCTTGTGTGAAATTGGAACGCTTGACGCTTTGGAACTGTTCTCTTTACCCCACACCTACTTTTTCTGGTTTCCCATATCTTTTGCACTTGTGCCTTTATAAC GCTGAATACAATTTTGTTTTCCCACCATCTGCATTTTGTGCTTCCGATTTTAATCACATCTCAATGGGGCAGTTGCAGCTACGGGTTATTGATTTCCACTCTTTTAGATGTTCAGAGAATGAGATATGA